A genomic window from Lycium barbarum isolate Lr01 chromosome 4, ASM1917538v2, whole genome shotgun sequence includes:
- the LOC132635931 gene encoding transcription factor ABORTED MICROSPORES isoform X1, which yields MELMHLMERLRPIVGLNNWDYCVLWKLSEDQRFLEWICCCCGGAEKNMHSCEQEIFFPDSSTSPCRDVMIQHPRTTSCDLLAQVPSSLALDCGIYAQALLANQAKWMNFVPFSESNLSNEIMGTRALIPSPLGLLELFSTKQLLEDENVIEFVSAQCNIYLEQQSMMNSGTMNSNFSNGDDHIKDSQNLYGQTVSPADTSDQLSYDFPLKRKNLDTSSMSFLPHQFSTYSTPEVENNTGNNMLFDQSTSDVTHFSSEMDAYLQKKMMRSSTQGGIDDESVKHDNGRSNSGSDSDQNEEEDDPKYRRRNGKGPQSKNLVAERKRRKKLNERLYALRALVPKISKLDRASILGDAIEYVMELEKQVKDLQLELEEHSDDEGGRNQDQIHPDVLSHNGTKNRYKSENGKLSNGSHRELSTNSNGSTDPSRKNQEVEENDKLQQMEPQVEVAQLDGNEFFVKVFREHKAGGFVRVLEALNSLGLEVSNVNATRHTCLVSSIFKVEKRDNEMVQADHVRDSLLELIRNPSRGWSEMARASSDNNANGSTDYLHNHKHQHHHHDHQHFHRHHHH from the exons ATGGAACTCATGCATCTTATGGAGAGGCTTAGGCCAATTGTGGGCTTAAACAACTGGGATTACTGTGTTTTGTGGAAGTTGAGTGAAGATCAAAG GTTTCTTGAATGGATTTGTTGCTGCTGTGGTGGAGCTGAGAAAAATATGCATAGCTGTGAGCAAGAGATATTTTTCCCTGATTCTTCTACTTCACCTTGTAGAGATGTTATGATTCAGCATCCAAGAACAACTTCTTGTGATTTACTGGCTCAGGTTCCTTCTTCTCTGGCGCTAGACTGCGG AATTTATGCACAGGCCTTATTAGCCAATCAAGCAAAATGGATGAACTTTGTGCCTTTCTCAGAATCAAATTTGTCTAAC GAAATAATGGGAACCAGAGCTTTGATTCCATCTCCTCTTGGATTGCTTGAGTTGTTCAGTACCAAACAA CTACTAGAAGATGAGAACGTCATAGAATTTGTCTCAGCTCAATGCAACATCTACTTGGAGCAGCAATCTATGATGAATTCAGGCACTATGAACTCAAATTTCTCAAATGGAGATGACCATATTAAAGATTCCCAAAATCTTTACGGGCAGACAGTTTCCCCTGCAGATACATCAGATCAATTGTCATATGATTTCCCACTTAAACGAAAAAACTTGGATACTTCTTCGATGAGCTTCCTTCCTCATCAGTTCAGTACTTACAGCACACCAGAAGTCGAAAACAACACAGGGAATAATATGTTGTTTGATCAGAGCACAAGTGATGTCACACATTTCTCGAGTGAGATGGATGCTTATCTACAGAAAAAAATGATGAGAAGTAGCACTCAAGGTGGAATTGATGATGAATCTGTCAAACATGATAATGGAAGATCCAATTCGGGGTCTGATAGTGATCAAAATGAGGAAGAAGATGATCCTAAGTATAGAAGGAGAAATGGAAAGGGTCCTCAATCCAAGAACCTTGTGGCTGAAAGGAAAAGAAGGAAGAAACTTAATGAAAGGCTCTATGCTCTTAGAGCTTTGGTTCCCAAAATTTCCAAG TTGGATAGAGCTTCAATCCTTGGAGATGCTATTGAATATGTAATGGAATTGGAAAAGCAAGTGAAAGATCTGCAGCTTGAGCTTGAAGAACATTCAGATGATGAGGGTGGAAGGAATCAGGACCAGATTCACCCAGATGTTTTAAGCCATAATGGAACTAAAAACCGGTATAAATCAGAAAATGGGAAACTTTCAAATGGAAGCCATAGAGAATTATCAACTAATTCTAATGGCAGCACTGATCCTTCCAGAAAAAATCAAGAGGTAGAAGAAAATGACAAATTGCAGCAAATGGAG CCACAAGTGGAAGTTGCACAGTTAGATGGGAATGAGTTCTTTGTGAAGGTGTTTCGTGAGCACAAGGCTGGTGGATTTGTGAGGGTCTTGGAGGCTTTGAACTCCTTGGGCTTGGAGGTTAGCAATGTCAATGCAACTAGGCATACTTGTTTAGTATCAAGTATCTTCAAAGTAGAA AAAAGGGATAACGAAATGGTTCAAGCTGATCATGTGAGGGACTCGTTGCTAGAGCTGATAAGAAACCCTAGTAGAGGTTGGTCTGAAATGGCTAGAGCATCATCAGATAATAATGCAAATGGCAGTACAGATTATCTCCATAATCATAAACATCAGCATCACCATCATGATCATCAACACTTTCACCGTCATCACCATCACTAA
- the LOC132635931 gene encoding transcription factor ABORTED MICROSPORES isoform X2: MELMHLMERLRPIVGLNNWDYCVLWKLSEDQRFLEWICCCCGGAEKNMHSCEQEIFFPDSSTSPCRDVMIQHPRTTSCDLLAQVPSSLALDCGIYAQALLANQAKWMNFVPFSESNLSNEIMGTRALIPSPLGLLELFSTKQLLEDENVIEFVSAQCNIYLEQQSMMNSGTMNSNFSNGDDHIKDSQNLYGQTVSPADTSDQLSYDFPLKRKNLDTSSMSFLPHQFSTYSTPEVENNTGNNMLFDQSTSDVTHFSSEMDAYLQKKMMRSSTQGGIDDESVKHDNGRSNSGSDSDQNEEEDDPKYRRRNGKGPQSKNLVAERKRRKKLNERLYALRALVPKISKLDRASILGDAIEYVMELEKQVKDLQLELEEHSDDEGGRNQDQIHPDVLSHNGTKNRYKSENGKLSNGSHRELSTNSNGSTDPSRKNQEVEENDKLQQMEPQVEVAQLDGNEFFVKVFREHKAGGFVRVLEALNSLGLEKRDNEMVQADHVRDSLLELIRNPSRGWSEMARASSDNNANGSTDYLHNHKHQHHHHDHQHFHRHHHH, encoded by the exons ATGGAACTCATGCATCTTATGGAGAGGCTTAGGCCAATTGTGGGCTTAAACAACTGGGATTACTGTGTTTTGTGGAAGTTGAGTGAAGATCAAAG GTTTCTTGAATGGATTTGTTGCTGCTGTGGTGGAGCTGAGAAAAATATGCATAGCTGTGAGCAAGAGATATTTTTCCCTGATTCTTCTACTTCACCTTGTAGAGATGTTATGATTCAGCATCCAAGAACAACTTCTTGTGATTTACTGGCTCAGGTTCCTTCTTCTCTGGCGCTAGACTGCGG AATTTATGCACAGGCCTTATTAGCCAATCAAGCAAAATGGATGAACTTTGTGCCTTTCTCAGAATCAAATTTGTCTAAC GAAATAATGGGAACCAGAGCTTTGATTCCATCTCCTCTTGGATTGCTTGAGTTGTTCAGTACCAAACAA CTACTAGAAGATGAGAACGTCATAGAATTTGTCTCAGCTCAATGCAACATCTACTTGGAGCAGCAATCTATGATGAATTCAGGCACTATGAACTCAAATTTCTCAAATGGAGATGACCATATTAAAGATTCCCAAAATCTTTACGGGCAGACAGTTTCCCCTGCAGATACATCAGATCAATTGTCATATGATTTCCCACTTAAACGAAAAAACTTGGATACTTCTTCGATGAGCTTCCTTCCTCATCAGTTCAGTACTTACAGCACACCAGAAGTCGAAAACAACACAGGGAATAATATGTTGTTTGATCAGAGCACAAGTGATGTCACACATTTCTCGAGTGAGATGGATGCTTATCTACAGAAAAAAATGATGAGAAGTAGCACTCAAGGTGGAATTGATGATGAATCTGTCAAACATGATAATGGAAGATCCAATTCGGGGTCTGATAGTGATCAAAATGAGGAAGAAGATGATCCTAAGTATAGAAGGAGAAATGGAAAGGGTCCTCAATCCAAGAACCTTGTGGCTGAAAGGAAAAGAAGGAAGAAACTTAATGAAAGGCTCTATGCTCTTAGAGCTTTGGTTCCCAAAATTTCCAAG TTGGATAGAGCTTCAATCCTTGGAGATGCTATTGAATATGTAATGGAATTGGAAAAGCAAGTGAAAGATCTGCAGCTTGAGCTTGAAGAACATTCAGATGATGAGGGTGGAAGGAATCAGGACCAGATTCACCCAGATGTTTTAAGCCATAATGGAACTAAAAACCGGTATAAATCAGAAAATGGGAAACTTTCAAATGGAAGCCATAGAGAATTATCAACTAATTCTAATGGCAGCACTGATCCTTCCAGAAAAAATCAAGAGGTAGAAGAAAATGACAAATTGCAGCAAATGGAG CCACAAGTGGAAGTTGCACAGTTAGATGGGAATGAGTTCTTTGTGAAGGTGTTTCGTGAGCACAAGGCTGGTGGATTTGTGAGGGTCTTGGAGGCTTTGAACTCCTTGGGCTTGGAG AAAAGGGATAACGAAATGGTTCAAGCTGATCATGTGAGGGACTCGTTGCTAGAGCTGATAAGAAACCCTAGTAGAGGTTGGTCTGAAATGGCTAGAGCATCATCAGATAATAATGCAAATGGCAGTACAGATTATCTCCATAATCATAAACATCAGCATCACCATCATGATCATCAACACTTTCACCGTCATCACCATCACTAA